Part of the Streptomyces europaeiscabiei genome is shown below.
CGCGGTCTCCGCGTTGCCCAGGCCCTTGTCGAGGGACTCCTTGCCGCCGGCGATCGCGAGCAGCTCGGTGTCGAGCGGGCCCCACAGGGAGCTGTACTCGGGCAGCTCCGGGCGCGGCTGGGCCGCGGCGAGGACGGTCTGGTAGCCGGCGATGCCCGGGTCGGCCTTGACCTCGGTGGTGTAGGCGTCGTCACGCGTGGGCAGCGTGGAGTTCTTCAGGGCGATGGTCTCCTGGGACTTCGCCGAGGTCATGAAGTTGATGAACTTCAGCGACGCCTCCTGCTTCGCCTTGTCCGAGCCGGCGTAGACCGACAGGTTGTGACCGCCGGTCGGGGCGCCCGCCTTGCCGGAGGTGCCGGCCGGGACGGTGGCGATGCCGAGGTTGGCCTTGTCCTTGAAGGCCTCGCCCTTGTAGAAGTTCGTGATCTCCCACGGACCCTGGATGATCGAGGCGACCTTGCCGTTGACGAAGGCGTCCTGGATGTGGGCGTAGGCGTCGGCGGTGGTGTCCGCCTTGTGCAGGCCCTTGCCGTCGAAGAGGTCCAGCCAGGTGCCGTACGCCTTCTTGGCCTCGGCGGAGTTGACCGTGATCTTCTTGGCGGCGACGTCGACGGTGTCGGTGCCGTCGCCGTAGAGGAAGGACTGGGCGTAGTAGGCCTGGGTGGAGCCCCAGTAGCCGTCGACGCCCGTCTTGTCCTTGACGGTGGCGGCGGCCTTCTTCAGGTCGTCCCAGGTCTTGGGGGCCTCGGTGATGCCGGCCTTCTCGAAGAGGGCCCTGTTGTAGACCAGCGCGAGGGTGTCGGTGACGAACGGGACGCCGTAGGTCTTGCCGTCGTACTGGGCCTGCTTGATCAGGCTGGGCTGGAACTTGTCCTGGTCCTTGAGGGCGTCCGTGCCGTCCAGCGGCAGGAAGAAGCCCTTCTTGGCGAAGGCGGGCGTCCAGCCGACCTCGGAGCGCAGGATGTCCGGGGCGCCCGTGGCTCCGGCGGCGGTGTCGAACTTGTTCTGCGCCTGGTCGAAGGGCACGTTGACGTACTTGACCTTGATGTCCTTGTTGGCGGCCTCGAACTCCTCGACCAAGGCCTTGTACGTCGGTGCCTCATTGGTGGCGTTGGACGTGTCCCACCAGGTGATGGTGACCGGACCGTCGGCCGAGTCGCCGCTGTCGCTTCCGCCGCAGGCCGTCGCCGTGAGGGCGATCGACGCCACCAGCGCGGTGGCCGCTATGCCACGCCGCATGAGATCTCCTTGAGGGTGAAAGCCCGTGTGCTTGGGGCCGGCCAGGGCCCCTGGGAGGGCCCCGTCCGCCGCTCCCGCTGCCGGGGGCGTCGTTGCCGCCGCCGGGCGTGGCCGAACGTAACAGCGATGTAAGCCGGACGAAAGACCTTGCTGCAAAAAAATGCAAGAACCGGTGATGGTTACGCCGCCGTGACCTGCCCTCGACCACCCCGAAACCCAGTATCCAGGCCGCTCAGCGAGCATGGTGGCGACCATGAAAGACTCTGCAAGCCCTTGCCACGACGCGCGCGTACGGCAATCATCACTCCGTCAGCGCCTTGCGGAAGTCACCCCCTGTCCGCGCACGGGCGCCCCCACGGACACCGACCAGAATCACGAGGGACCGCGATGACGCAGCAGCCCGCAGCGGGCCGCACCCCCGCCCGCACCCGGCGCCGGGCCGGTGGGCAAGCGCAGGCCCGGCCGGTACAGTCCAGTGCTGTGACCACACGGCTTGCCGACATCGCAGCCCAGGCGGGGGTCAGCGAGGCGACTGTCAGCCGCGTCCTGAACGGGAAGCCGGGCGTCGCCGCCACCACTCGCCAGTCCGTTCTGGCCGCCCTCGACGTGCTGGGCTACGAGCGGCCCGTACGGCTGCGTCAGCGCAGCGCGGGCCTGGTGGGCCTGATAACCCCGGAGCTGGAGAACCCCATATTCCCGGCCCTGGCCCAGGTCATCGGCCAGGCGCTGACCCGGCAGGGCTACACCCCGGTCCTCGCCACCCAGACCCCCGGCGGTTCGACGGAGGACGAGCTGACCGAGATGCTCGTCGACCGCGGCGTCGCCGGCATCATCTTCGTCTCCGGTCTGCACGCCGACACCTCGGCCGACATGCAGCGCTACGAACAACTGCGCGCCCAGGGCGTGCCGTTCGTCCTGGTGGACGGTTTCTCGCCGAAGGTGCAGGCGCCCTTCATCTCGCCGGACGACCGGGCGGCGATGTCCCTCGCGGTGACGCATCTGGTGTCCCTCGGGCACACACGGATAGGTCTGGCCCTGGGCCCCAAGCGCTTCGTCCCGGTCCAGCGCAAGATCGAGGGTTTCGTCCGTACGATGCAGGACCAGTTGGGTCTGGCGGCCGCGACCGTCGAGTCCGAGTTCGTCCAGCACTCCCTGTACACCCTGGAGGGCGGCCAGGCGGCGGCCCTGGCGCTCATCGACCGGGACTGCACGGCGGTGGTGTGCGCGAGCGACATGATGGCGCTGGGCGCGATCCGGGCGGCCAGGCAGCGGGGCCTCCAGGTGCCGCAGGACGTCTCGGTCGTCGGTTTCGACGACTCCCCGCTGATCGCGTTCACCGATCCCCCTCTGACGACGATCCGCAAGCCGGTCCCGGCGATGGGGCAGGCCGCGGTGCGGACGCTGCTGGAGGAGATCGGCGGGACTCCGGCACCCCACAGTGAGTTCGTGTTCATGCCGGAACTGGTGGTGCGGGGTTCCACCGCTTCGGCTCCTGGGGACCGGAGTCGTACCTAAGACGGAGAAGGCGGGGAGCGATGCAATACGTGCGTAGGAGATGTCTGTCCGCCGTACCCCGACAGAGGTGCGTGATGAACCCGACCAGAGGATGATCGGTGGGGTACCGCTTTTCTGGCAGACTCTGTGCCCATGGGTGACTCGACCGTGACGACACTGGAGGAAGGCCGGGAGCAGGCCGCTCCGCGGTCCGTCACGGGCGCGCCGGGGCAGGGGTTCCTGCACCGGCTGAGAGTTCCGCGTCGCCCTCGTATCTGGTTCGAGATCCTGCTGATCGCGGTGAGTTACTGGACGTACTCCCTGATCCGCAACGCGGTGCCCGAGCAGAAGACGCAGGCGCTCGCCAACGCCGACTGGATCTGGAAGGTGGAGCACCACCTCGGGATCGCGGTCGAGGAGACGGTCAATCACTCCGTGAACTCGGTGACGTGGCTGATCGTCGGCATGAACTACTACTACGCGACTCTGCACTTCGTCGTCACGCTCGGTGTTCTCGTGTGGCTCTACCGTAGTCATCCGGGTCGTTACGCGGCGACGCGTCTGGTGCTCTTCGCCACCACCGCGGTGGCCCTGGTCGGCTACTACTTCTATCCGCTGGCCCCGCCCCGTCTGATGCCCAACGAGAACTTCATCGACACGGTGGTCGTGCACCAGACCTGGGGCTCGATGGCCTCCGGCGACCTGAAGAACATGTCGAACCAGTACGCCGCGATGCCGTCCATGCACATCGGCTGGTCGCTGTGGTGCGGGTTGACGATCTTCGCGCTGGCCTCGGTGCCGTGGGTGCGGGTGCTGGGCCTGCTCTACCCCACGCTGACGCTCGTCGTGATCGTCGCCACCGCCAACCACTTCTGGCTGGACGCGGTGGGCGGCATGCTGTGCCTCGCGTTCGGCTTCGGCGTGGCCCGGGTCTGGTACGGGGCGCTGCCGTACGCGCTGCCCCGCCAGGTGGCGGGACGTGCCGGGGAGACGGAGTTGGCGCCGGTCAGGGCGTAGCCGCACGGCCGGGTTCCGCCTGTCGCGGGCCCGAGGCGTGGGCGGCGTCCCGCAGCGCCCGTACGAAGGTTGTCAGGGCGGGCTGCGCCGGAGCCGTCTCGCGTACGGCCACGTGGATGGAGCGCCGGGGTTCCGGGCCGACGAGGCGGCGTACGACGACATCCGGGTGCGGGCTGCCCAGGCCGAGCCGGGGGATGAGGCCGACGCCCAGTCCGGCGGCGACGAAGCCCTGCGCGGTCGTGTAGTCCTCGCTCTCGACGACGAACCGGGGCCTGAATCCGGCCGCGGCGCACGCGTCCAGCTCGGCGTCCAGGCAGGGTCCCGGCGACTCGCTGCCGACCCACGGCTCGTCGGCGAGGTCGGACAGTGCGAGGGCGGGCCGGTCGGCGAGGGGGTGCGCGGCGGGCAGGACGGCGAAGTAGGTGTCGTCGAGCAGGTGCAGCAGACGTATGCCCTCGGGGTCGGCCCCGCGCGGCAGTACGACGATCGCGAGGTCGGCCCGGCCCTCCTTGACGGCCGGGAGCGGGTCGTCGGGGTCGATGAGCTTCAGCTCGACCTGGACGCCGGGGTGCTCGGCGCGCAGCCGGGCGACGGCGGGGGCCACCAGGGAGGCACCCACCGTGGCGAAGTACCGCACGGCGAGCCGTCCCGTGCGCCCCTCCCGCAGATCGGCCAGCGCGGTCTCCGCCTCCGCGACCTGCCGGCCGATCGTGCCGGCGTACTCCGTGAGCAGCAGCCCGGCCGCCGTGGGCCGCACCCCGCGCCCGACCCGCTCCAGCAGCGCGATCCCGGCCTCCTTCTCCAGGGCCGCGACCTGCTGGCTGATCGCGGAGGGCGTGTAGCCGAGCGTGGTCGCGGCCGCCGTCACCGAGCCGCTGGTCACCACGGTCCTGAGCACCTGCATCCGACGCACATCAAGCATGTAGACCAGCTTAAAGGTATGTGTATGATTCTTCGCTTGTCCTTATGTGTCCTGGTGCCCGACCGTGGAGCACATGCCTCTCGCGTCCACGCTCCGCATGGCCCTGCTCGCCCTGCTCTGGGGCTCCGGCTTCCTCTGGATCAAGCTCGCCCTCAACCACGGCCTGTCCCCGCTGCAGATCACCGTCACACGCTGCGCGCTGGGCGCGGGGGTCCTGCTGGCCATGGCCCTCGCCGCCCGTCAGCGCCTGCCGCGCGACCGGCGGACCTGGGGCCATCTGCTGGTGGCTGCCTTCTTCTGCAACGCCCTGCCCTTCGCCCTGTTCGGCATCGGCGAGCAGACCGTCGACTCGGGCACGGCGGGCGTCCTCAACGCGACGACACCCCTGTGGGCCCTGCTCCTCGGTCTCCTCCTCGGCACCGACCGCCCCCTCTCCCCCGCCCGCCTCACCGGCCTGCTGCTCGGGTTCGCCGGAGTCCTGCTGATCTTCGCGCCCTGGCAGCGGGCGGGGCTGATGACCGGGGGTGCGCTCGCCCTGCTCGGGGCGGCCGTCAGCTATGCGGTGGCCTTCGCGTACATGGGCCGCCATCTGATGAGCCGCGACGCCCCGCTGGCGGTGTCCGCCGCGCAACTCCTCACGGCGACGGGGTGGGCAGGGCTGGCGCTGCCCGCCGGGAGCTCCGTCGCGGCCGGGGTGGACCTGACCGCCCTGGCCGCGGTGACCGTCCTGGGGATCTTCGGAACAGGGATCACCTTCTACCTCCACTACCGCCTGATCGCGGACGAGGGGGCGACGAACGCGGCGACGGTCGGCTATCTGCTCCCGGTGGTGTCGATCGCGTTGGGCGCGCTGTTCCTCGACGAGAGGGTGGGGCCGCGGGTGATCGCGGGGATGGTGGTGGTTCTGGCGGGGGTGGCGCTGACGCGGCCGCGCAAGGGGCCGGCGGGGGCGGGGGTTGAAGCGACTGCGGGTCCGGCTGCGACCGCGGGTCCGGCTGCCGCCACTGCCGCCGCAGCTACTGCTACCGCAGGCGGTCGGCCAGGCCCGCGGCGGTGAAGGCGGCGTCCAGTTCGTCGCGGCCCTCGGTGAAGTGGCCCCAGCTGTCGAGGTGGACGGGGACGGCACGGCGCGCGCCGAGGCCGGCGGCGGTTTCGGCGGCCTGGGCGCTGTCGAGGACGAGCAGCGCGTCGTCGAAGATGTGGCCGCGGGGCGCGCCCGCGAAGAGGACCGCCGTGACCACCGGGCCGAACCGCTCGGCGATCTCCTTGACCAGGCGGCGGGGCGGAGCAGTACCCCGCGCTCGACTTCGCCAACAGTGCGCTCGCCCTGCCCGAGGCCACTTCCTTGACCTTCTCGGGACGCCGGTGACAGCCGACCGGTGGCTCACCGCACACGACCTCGCCCCCGTGGACGCCGGGACGCGGGAGATGTGCGCAGCGCGGTTGCGGTCACTGCGCGAACAGATCCGGGCGTTACTGGCGGCCCGGGGGGACGGTCGGCCCGCGCCGCCGAGCGCCCTGGCCGCCGTGAACGACGCGCTGCCCCGGGCCCCCGCGGCCGCACTCCTGCGCTGGGAGCCGGGGCGCGGGATGTACCGGGCGGCCTCCCACCCCACCACGCAACTCGTCGACCACACCCTCGCGGTCCTCGCCGCGAACGCCGCCGACCTGCTGACCGGCCCCGACGCCGGCCGGCTCACCGCCTGCGGCTCCAGCCCCTGCAACCGCCACCTCCTGCGCCACGGCCGCCGCCACTGGTGCTCGACCCGCTGCGGCGACCGGGCACGGGCGGCACGCGCGTATGCGCGGCGGACCGGGCAGGAGCAGGGGTGACCGGGCGCGACGGAGACCCGGGGGGCGTGGCCGGGGGTCTCACCCCCCGTAGAACAACTCCTCCACCACACCCCGAGCACGCCGTGTGATCCGGCGGTAGTCGTCGAGCATGTCGCCCACATGTCCCGGGCCGTACCCCAAGTACCGCCCCACGGCGGCGAGTTCCCGGCCGTCGGACGGGAACGTGTCGCCGGCCCGGCCCCGTACGAGCATCACGGCGTTGCGTACGCGGGTGGCCAGCACCCAGGCCTCGTCGAGTACGGCCGCGTCCTCGGCGCTCACCAGGTCGGCCGCGCGGGCCGCGGCCAGGGCCTCGCGGGTGCGGGTCGTGCGCAGGCCCGACTCGCTGTGCCCGTGCCGGAGCTGGAAGAGCTGGACGGTCCATTCCACGTCGGACAGGCCGCCGCGGCCGAGCTTGGTGTGGAGCGTCGGGTCGGCGCCGCGCGGCATCCGCTCCGACTCCATACGGGCCTTCAGGCGCCGGATCTCGCGTACGGCGTCGTCGCCGAGTCCGTCCGCCGGATAGCGCAGCGGATCGATGAGGTCGATGAAGCGGCGGCCCAGTTCCTCGTCACCGGCGACGGGTTCGGCGCGCAGCAGCGCCTGCGACTCCCAGCCCAGCGACCAGCGGCGGTAGTAGGCCTCGTACGACTTCAACGTCCGCACGACGGGGCCGGACTTGCCCTCGGGGCGGAGGTCCGCGTCGATGAGGAGGGGCGGGTCGGCGCTCGGGATCTGCAGCAGGCGCCGCATCTCGGCGACGACCGCGTTCGCGGCGCGGGCCGCCTCCTGCTCGTCGGTGCCCTCCCTCGGCTCGTGGACGAACAGTACGTCGGCGTCGGAGCCGTAGCCCAGTTCGTGGCCTCCGAAGCGGCCCATGCCGATGACGGCGAAGCGGGTGGGGAGGGTGTCGCCCCAGCGGTCGCGGACCACGGCCCGCAGGGTGCCGGCGAGGGTCGCGGCCGTGAGGTCGGAGACCGCGCCACCGACGAGGTCGACAAGGGCGCCCTGGTCGGCGGTTGCCGGGGACGCCTCGGTGCCGTAGGAACCCACGATGTCCATGGCGGCCGTACGGAACAGCTCGCGGCGGCGGACGCCGCGCGCCGCCGTGACGCCCTGTTGGGCGCCGTCGGCGCGGCCGACGGCGGCGAGGATCTCCTGTTCCAGGTGGGCGCGTACGCGGGGTTCGAGCCCGCCGGCGCCACCCGCGACACCGTCCCCGTCACCGAGGAGGGAGACGGCCTCGGGGGCGCGCATGAGGAGGTCGGGGGCGAGACGGCCGGCGGAGAGCACGCGCGCCAGGTTCTCCGCGGCCGCCCCCTCGTCGCGCAACAGCCTCAGATACCACGGGGTTCTGCCGAGGGCGTCCGAGACCTTGCGGAAGTTGAGGAGCCCGGCGTCCGGGTCGGCCGAGTCCGCGAACCAGCCCAACAGGACCGGCAGCAGCGTGCGTTGGATGGCCGCCTTGCGGGAGACGCCGGAGGCCAGTGCCTCCAGGTGACGGAGGGCGGCGGCCGGGTCGGCGTAGCCGAGGGCGACGAGGCGTTCGCGGGCCGCGTCGGCGCTCAGCCGGGTCTCGCCGGGGGCTAGTTGGGCGACGGCGTCGAGGAGCGGACGGTAGAAGAGCTTCTCGTGCAGTCGGCGTACGACGGCCGCATGGCGCCGCCACTCGCGGTTCAGCTCGGCGACCGGATCGGTGCGCAGGCCGAGCGAGCGGCCGAGGCGCCGCAGGTCGTCGTCGTCCTCGGGGACGAGGTGGGTGCGGCGCAGGCGGTAGAGCTGGATGCGGTGTTCCATGGACCGCAGGAAGCGGTACGCGGCGTCGAGTTGGGCCGCGTCCGACCGCCCCACGTACCCGCCGGCGGCCAGCGCGCCGAGCGCGTCGAGCGTGGTCCCGCTGCGCAGCGAGGTGTCGCCGCGCCCGTGCACGAGCTGAAGCAACTGCACGGCGAACTCGACGTCCCTCAACCCGCCCGGTCCGAGCTTGAGTTGACGGTCGATCTCGGCGGCCGGGATGGTCTCGACGACCCGGCGGCGCATGCGCTGCACGTCGGCGACGAAGTTCTCCCGCTCGGCCGCCTTCCAGACCAGCGGTTCGAGCGCGGAGACGTACTCCTCGCCGAGGCCGAGGTCCCCCGCCACCGGCCGGGCCTTCAGCAGCGCCTGGAACTCCCAGGTCTTGGCCCACCGTTGGTAGTACGCGAGATGACTGCTCAGCGTGCGCACGAGCGGTCCGTTGCGCCCCTCCGGCCGCAGATTCGCGTCGACGGGCCAGATGCTGCCCTCGACGGTCGTCTCGGAGCAGATCCGCATCATGTGCGAGGCGAGCCGGGTGGCCGCCCGGATCGCCTTCTGCTCGTCGGCCCCGTCCGCGGTCTCCCCGACGAAGATGACGTCGACGTCGGAGACGTAGTTCAGCTCGTGGCCGCCGCACTTGCCCATCGCGATCACCGCGAGCCGGCACAGCGCCGCGTCCTCCGGCGCAGCGGCGCGGGCGATCGCGAGGGCGGCGCGCAGCGTGGCGGTGGCGAGGTCGGCGAGTTCGGCGGCGGTCTGGGCGAGGTCCGTCGTACCGCAGACGTCACGGGCGGCGATGGAGAGCAGACAGCGGCGGTAGGCGACCCGCAGCGAGACCGGGTCGGTGGCCTCCGCGAGCCCCTGTTCGAACTCCTCGACGCCCGGATGCAGGTCCTGCGCCTCGTACGTCACGAGCGCCTGCCAGTCCTGCGCGTGCCGGGCCAGATGGTCGCCGAGCGCGGCGGACGCGCCGAGCACCCCCAACAGACGGTCCCGCAGCGGCTTCGCCGCTATCAGCGTGTCCAGCACCGACCGCCGCGCCGTACGGTCCGGCTGCGCCTCCAGCAGTCGTACGAGACCCAGCAGTGCGAGGTTGGGGTCGGCGGTCGCCCCCAGCGCGTCCAGCAGCACCGGGTCGTTCCGTACGGCCGACAGCTCCCCGCTCTCCAGCAGCCGCTCGGCGGCGCTGGGATCGGTGAAACCGTGCCGCAGCAGTCGCGAGAACGTGGTGCTCCTGCGCCCCGGCGCCGTCATCCAGGCCTCCCGTCGGATCAAGCCCGCTCGTCCGCTCACCCGATCGCCGGACTCCATCGATCAAGGTCGTACGGGCTTGAGCCTAACCGGAGAGCCTGGGAGAAGCGCCGGTCGGCGGGGTTCCGGGTTCGGTGGCGACGAGAAGTTCCACGCAGCCCCGGCCGGGGCTGCCCACCGGTGCCGCTGTCCCGACGGGGCCACTTTCGCCATGTCCACGGCTACTCTGCCGAGGTGGATGACGAGAAGGACGGCGGGAACGGCTCGATACGGCGTCGTTCGTGAGGGACGGTGCTGTCGTCGGAGGCGGTGGTGACCACTGCCCTGCTGGAACTCGCCGGTCTCGCCGCCTATGGAGTCGTCACGCTGGTGGGGTGGCTGTTCGGGTCGCCGCCCAACCTCCATCTCGCCGCGTTCACCGCGACCATCGCCGCGTCCAGGCCCGCGATCGAGCTGTACCGCGAGGGGCGCCCGCCACGTCGGCTCGCCGTCGTCGCCGCCCTGCTGGCGCTGGCGGCGTTGAGCCTGCTCGGGGCCGCGGCGACGAACTGGGCCCTGCCCCCGGCGGCCGACCCGGGCATCGGTCTCCTGGTCGGCTATCTCGTCGCGATGCCTGCCGGTGTGGCTGTGCTGGCTCGGTTTCTCGGGGTGGAGGAGCCCGCGTGACGTCGAAGTGCGGAGCACGCCGACGAACGGTGGGATGAGTTTCGGCGCTCTGTGGAGTCTGCCCTTCGACATCCTTGACAGGTACCGGTGCCGGCTCGACAGGTACCGGTGACAGGAAGAGACACCCCATGTCCGACACCAGCACACCGCAGACCCGGCTCGACCCCCGCTACAGCGACCCGGACGCCGCCGCGATCCCCTGGTCGCAGGCCGAGGCGCGGCTGTCCGGCGCCGAGTTGTTCTGGATCTCGACGGTACGGCCGGACGGGCGGCCGCATGTGACTCCGTTGCCCGCGGTGTGGTCGCAGGGGGCGTTGCACTTCTGCACGGGGCCCAAGGAGCGGAAGGCCAGGAACCTCGCGCAGAACCCGCACGTCGTGCTGACGACCGGCACGAACACCTGGGACGAGGGCTACGACCTGGTGGTGGAGGGCGAGGCCGTACGCGTGGCGCGGGACGACCGGCTGCGGGAGCTGGCCGTCGCGTGGGAGGCGAAGTACGGCAGTTTCTGGCACTTCGAGGTGCGGGAGGGGTGTTTTCAGCACGGCGCGGGACGGGCTTTCGTCTTCTCGGTGGCGCCCGGCACGGTTTTCGGCTTCGGTAAGGGGGAGCCGTTCAGCCAGACGCGGTGGCGGTTCGGCTGATGTGAAGGCTCGCGCAAGGAACCGGCACGAAGGATGTGCACGGGCACTCCCGTCAACGGCGACTTGGAGGACCAAAGGATGCAGTACACGCTCGAAGTGATTCCGCTGCCCGTGAGCGACATCGACCGGGCCCGGGACTTCTACCGGGACAAGGTCGGT
Proteins encoded:
- a CDS encoding extracellular solute-binding protein, whose protein sequence is MRRGIAATALVASIALTATACGGSDSGDSADGPVTITWWDTSNATNEAPTYKALVEEFEAANKDIKVKYVNVPFDQAQNKFDTAAGATGAPDILRSEVGWTPAFAKKGFFLPLDGTDALKDQDKFQPSLIKQAQYDGKTYGVPFVTDTLALVYNRALFEKAGITEAPKTWDDLKKAAATVKDKTGVDGYWGSTQAYYAQSFLYGDGTDTVDVAAKKITVNSAEAKKAYGTWLDLFDGKGLHKADTTADAYAHIQDAFVNGKVASIIQGPWEITNFYKGEAFKDKANLGIATVPAGTSGKAGAPTGGHNLSVYAGSDKAKQEASLKFINFMTSAKSQETIALKNSTLPTRDDAYTTEVKADPGIAGYQTVLAAAQPRPELPEYSSLWGPLDTELLAIAGGKESLDKGLGNAETAIAKLVPDFSK
- a CDS encoding LacI family DNA-binding transcriptional regulator, encoding MTTRLADIAAQAGVSEATVSRVLNGKPGVAATTRQSVLAALDVLGYERPVRLRQRSAGLVGLITPELENPIFPALAQVIGQALTRQGYTPVLATQTPGGSTEDELTEMLVDRGVAGIIFVSGLHADTSADMQRYEQLRAQGVPFVLVDGFSPKVQAPFISPDDRAAMSLAVTHLVSLGHTRIGLALGPKRFVPVQRKIEGFVRTMQDQLGLAAATVESEFVQHSLYTLEGGQAAALALIDRDCTAVVCASDMMALGAIRAARQRGLQVPQDVSVVGFDDSPLIAFTDPPLTTIRKPVPAMGQAAVRTLLEEIGGTPAPHSEFVFMPELVVRGSTASAPGDRSRT
- a CDS encoding phosphatase PAP2 family protein; the encoded protein is MGDSTVTTLEEGREQAAPRSVTGAPGQGFLHRLRVPRRPRIWFEILLIAVSYWTYSLIRNAVPEQKTQALANADWIWKVEHHLGIAVEETVNHSVNSVTWLIVGMNYYYATLHFVVTLGVLVWLYRSHPGRYAATRLVLFATTAVALVGYYFYPLAPPRLMPNENFIDTVVVHQTWGSMASGDLKNMSNQYAAMPSMHIGWSLWCGLTIFALASVPWVRVLGLLYPTLTLVVIVATANHFWLDAVGGMLCLAFGFGVARVWYGALPYALPRQVAGRAGETELAPVRA
- a CDS encoding LysR family transcriptional regulator — translated: MLDVRRMQVLRTVVTSGSVTAAATTLGYTPSAISQQVAALEKEAGIALLERVGRGVRPTAAGLLLTEYAGTIGRQVAEAETALADLREGRTGRLAVRYFATVGASLVAPAVARLRAEHPGVQVELKLIDPDDPLPAVKEGRADLAIVVLPRGADPEGIRLLHLLDDTYFAVLPAAHPLADRPALALSDLADEPWVGSESPGPCLDAELDACAAAGFRPRFVVESEDYTTAQGFVAAGLGVGLIPRLGLGSPHPDVVVRRLVGPEPRRSIHVAVRETAPAQPALTTFVRALRDAAHASGPRQAEPGRAATP
- a CDS encoding DMT family transporter; this translates as MPLASTLRMALLALLWGSGFLWIKLALNHGLSPLQITVTRCALGAGVLLAMALAARQRLPRDRRTWGHLLVAAFFCNALPFALFGIGEQTVDSGTAGVLNATTPLWALLLGLLLGTDRPLSPARLTGLLLGFAGVLLIFAPWQRAGLMTGGALALLGAAVSYAVAFAYMGRHLMSRDAPLAVSAAQLLTATGWAGLALPAGSSVAAGVDLTALAAVTVLGIFGTGITFYLHYRLIADEGATNAATVGYLLPVVSIALGALFLDERVGPRVIAGMVVVLAGVALTRPRKGPAGAGVEATAGPAATAGPAAATAAAATATAGGRPGPRR
- a CDS encoding bifunctional [glutamine synthetase] adenylyltransferase/[glutamine synthetase]-adenylyl-L-tyrosine phosphorylase: MTAPGRRSTTFSRLLRHGFTDPSAAERLLESGELSAVRNDPVLLDALGATADPNLALLGLVRLLEAQPDRTARRSVLDTLIAAKPLRDRLLGVLGASAALGDHLARHAQDWQALVTYEAQDLHPGVEEFEQGLAEATDPVSLRVAYRRCLLSIAARDVCGTTDLAQTAAELADLATATLRAALAIARAAAPEDAALCRLAVIAMGKCGGHELNYVSDVDVIFVGETADGADEQKAIRAATRLASHMMRICSETTVEGSIWPVDANLRPEGRNGPLVRTLSSHLAYYQRWAKTWEFQALLKARPVAGDLGLGEEYVSALEPLVWKAAERENFVADVQRMRRRVVETIPAAEIDRQLKLGPGGLRDVEFAVQLLQLVHGRGDTSLRSGTTLDALGALAAGGYVGRSDAAQLDAAYRFLRSMEHRIQLYRLRRTHLVPEDDDDLRRLGRSLGLRTDPVAELNREWRRHAAVVRRLHEKLFYRPLLDAVAQLAPGETRLSADAARERLVALGYADPAAALRHLEALASGVSRKAAIQRTLLPVLLGWFADSADPDAGLLNFRKVSDALGRTPWYLRLLRDEGAAAENLARVLSAGRLAPDLLMRAPEAVSLLGDGDGVAGGAGGLEPRVRAHLEQEILAAVGRADGAQQGVTAARGVRRRELFRTAAMDIVGSYGTEASPATADQGALVDLVGGAVSDLTAATLAGTLRAVVRDRWGDTLPTRFAVIGMGRFGGHELGYGSDADVLFVHEPREGTDEQEAARAANAVVAEMRRLLQIPSADPPLLIDADLRPEGKSGPVVRTLKSYEAYYRRWSLGWESQALLRAEPVAGDEELGRRFIDLIDPLRYPADGLGDDAVREIRRLKARMESERMPRGADPTLHTKLGRGGLSDVEWTVQLFQLRHGHSESGLRTTRTREALAAARAADLVSAEDAAVLDEAWVLATRVRNAVMLVRGRAGDTFPSDGRELAAVGRYLGYGPGHVGDMLDDYRRITRRARGVVEELFYGG
- a CDS encoding pyridoxamine 5'-phosphate oxidase family protein yields the protein MSDTSTPQTRLDPRYSDPDAAAIPWSQAEARLSGAELFWISTVRPDGRPHVTPLPAVWSQGALHFCTGPKERKARNLAQNPHVVLTTGTNTWDEGYDLVVEGEAVRVARDDRLRELAVAWEAKYGSFWHFEVREGCFQHGAGRAFVFSVAPGTVFGFGKGEPFSQTRWRFG